The sequence TTCGTTTTTTTAGTGCTTTACGTATCACGCTGTTGAGAGATTCAATAGCATTAGTTGTGTAGATAGCTCTACGAATATCTTCAGGGTAGTTGAACAGCGTGTTGAGGTTCTGCCAATGATTGCGCCAGGACTTGGAGATTTGTGGATATTGACTATCCCAGGCTTCGCCAAAGCGCTCTAGCTCAAGTAAAGCCTCATCTTCTGTAGCTGAGCGATACACACGCTTTAGGTCAGCTGTGACGGCCTTATAATCTTTCCATGACACATACTTTAATGAGTTTCGTACCATATGGACGATACACAGCTGAATATGCGTTTGGGGGAAAACCGTGTTGATGGCATCGGGAAACCCCTTTAATCCATCCACACAAGCAATAAGAATGTCTTCAACACCACGTTGATTGAGCTCAGTTAAAACACTCAACCAAAATTTAGCGCCCTCGTTTTCTGCTATCCACATGCCCATGAGTTCTTTCTGACCATCAGTGTTAATACCTAGAGCGAGGAAGACCGACTTATTGATAATACGTTTGTCTTGGCGGATCTTGACCACAATACAATCGAGATAAACGATGGGATAAATGGCGTCAAGTGGCCTAGATTGCCACTCAACTATTTCTTCTATTACCGCATTTGTCACTCGTGATACGAGGCTAGGTGATATATCTGCGCCATACCATTCATCGAAAGCATTGACGATATCGCGAGTACTCATTCCTTGGGCATAGAGCCACAAGATTTTGTCATCCATAGAGGTAAATCGTGATTGGTGTTTTTTGACCAGTTTAGGTTCAAACGAGCCAAGGCGATCCCGAGGAGTATCAAGTTCAAACTCTCCATCTTCGGTTTTTACGCGTTTACTGCTCTTGCCATTGCGGTAATTATTAGACTTAGAGGGCTTATGTTTTTCGTAGCCAAGGTGCGCATCCATCTCTGCATTGAGAGCAGCCTCAACCGTTATTTTCTTCAGCATTTGGCTGAACTCAGTTAAGTCTTCAGGAGTTTTAATTCCTTTAGCAGCTTCCTTAGCGAAAGCTTCAAGTTCTTTCTTATTCATATTGCCTATCCTTAGCCTTTAAGGCTTAGTTTAGGCAATTACACAGAATTTAGGACAGTCTCGTGTGTCATGTTGTTGTCTTTTTGTATAGATAGATTTCTATTAAATCAATAATGCCACTGCTGAGTAAATACTTTTTTGAAGCAAAGATAATAATAATCACCGGCAGTCCGTGAAAAGCATCACATTTAAGACGGTGTTTTTCCAAATAAGATTGACAACACGATAATTAAAAGGGATTCCTGGCGCTATTTATCACTATACTTTATACAGATAAAACAGAAGGATAGCTCTTCTGAGCTATCCTTCTGTTTTATCTAAAGTGACGGTAAATATTGATTACCATTCGTAGCCAACACCAGCACCGATTGAAACTTGTTCAGAACCAGTATCGTATGCAAGATTAGAACGAGCAGTGAAGTTTTCAGTAAAGCGGATACCAACACCACCAGCAATCGCATTTGCATCACCAGAGTGACCTAGCGCAACAGTTGTACTAATTTTACCAACGTTGTAAGGCATAACTAATGAACTTGCTGCAATACCTTGCGCCATTGCACCGTCCATAATTTTAGCTTGTTGTTCTAAATCAGCACGTAAGCCTTTAATGTCTTGGCTGTTTTGTTCAATACTTTGTGTATTTTGGTCAATGGCGTATGCATTGCTATCTATACGTGATGTGTTGCTAGTAATGTGGTGCGTGTTACTAGTAATAGTTTGTGTATTAGCTGTAATGTGCTGTGCGTTCGTTGTTGAACGAGCGTCCACTGCTTGAGCTAATTGAGTGTTTGAATGAACCACTTTTTGTGTCGCAGCAATAGTTTGTGTATTGGCAGTAATATGTTGTGTATTCGTTGTTGAACGAGCATCTACTGTTTTAACTAATTGAGTATTTGAATCAATTGCTTTGGTATTGGTTTCTATACCTTGAGTATTAGTATCAATAGCTTGTGTATTGGCTACTATACTATGTCCATTTGAAACAATAGCTTGTGAGTTACCAATAATACCTTGCGCATTATGAGTCGAACGTACATCTACTGAATGAGCTAATTGTGTGTTTTCATCTATTACTTGGGCATTTGTAGCAATACTATGGCCATTTGAAGCAATTGCTTGCGAGTTACCAACAATACCTTGTGCATTATGTACTGAACGTACGCTTGCTGTTTGAGCTACTTGAGTATTCTGATGAACAACTTGTTGAGTTTCATCGATGGTTTGGGCATTTGCTTCAGCTTTAACTTCTGCATTATGTGCTAAACCTGTATTTTGTAGCATTGTTTGGTGATCATCATTAACTGTAGAAGCTACTTTTTGAATATCATTACTGTTTTGATCAATCATATCACTATGTGATTGGACTACAGTTGCTACTGTATTTATATCTGCATTGTTCTGATCAATCATATCTGCATGTGCTTGAACCGCAGTTGCGACCGTATTTATATCTGCGCTGTTCTGGTCAATCATATCTGCATGTGCTTGAACCGTGGTTGCTACCGTATTTATATCTGCATTATTCTGATCAATCATATCTGCATGTGCTTGAACCGCACTTGCTACCGTATTTATATCTGCATTATTCTGATCAATCATATCTGCATGCGCTTGAACCGCACTTGCGACTGTATTTATATCTGCATTGTTCTGATCAATCATATCTGCATGTGCTTGAACCGCACTTGCGACTGTATTTATATCTGCATTATTCTGATCAATCATATCTGCATGCGCTTGAACCGCACTTGCGACTGTATTTATATCTGCATTGTTCTGATCAATCATATCTGCATGTGCTTGAACCGCACCTGCGACTGTATAAATATCTGCATTATTCTGATCAATCATATCTGCATGCGCTTGAACCGCACTTGCGACTGTATTTATATCTGCATTGTTCTGGTCAATCATATCTGCATGTGCTTGAACCGCACTTGCAACTGTATTAATGTCTGCATTGTTCTGATCAATCATACCTGCATGCGCTTGAACCGCACTTGCAACTGTATTTATACCCGCGTTGTTCTGATCAATCATATCTGCATGCGCTTGAACCGCACTTGCAACTGTATTTATACCCGCATTGTTCTGATCAATCATATCTGCATGCGCTTGAACCGCACTTGCAACTGTATTTATACCCGCATTGTTCTGATCAATCATATCTGCATGCGCTTGAATATTATCCTCATTTTTTTCTGAACGTAAATTAGCAGTCTGGGCAATAGTTTGCGGTGTAACTTGTGGTACTGGAGTCGGTTGCTGCATTTTTGATTTTCGTGTAGCAGTCAAATAAGTACTAACTTGTGGAGTAGTTTGTACAGCGTTGATTTTTTTACTGTGTGATAAAACAGTGATTGAACTTGATTGATCCCCAACTTGATTGCCTTGAACAGAGTCATTTGCCAATACACCAGTTGAAATAATTGCAGATACGGCTGCAGCCACTAAAGTTAATTTTCTCATCTTCTTACACCTTTCTACGCTCTACATGAGCACAGACAAAAACAATAAAGAAAACGAACGGTACACACTTGTTATCGAACGATTCACCATGAGGATTAATATATGCCTTTAAATTTATTATTCACTGTCAATAACTGCACACATACTTACCATTTTTGGTGTTTATAGGATTACCTTCTTAAATCAATAAGTTAAGTGTTAATTACCAAAAATGGGTGGTAATTTCACCACACACCCCACTATTAAAAACATGCTAGACGTCACATTTTTTATTTGAAAACGGCATAGAATACGCGAGGATATGTACTGAACACTACACTCGAAATTTGTAGGAAAACATATGCAATCTAAACAATCCGTTCTTGCTAAGAACATTGAAAAACGAATGCATGATTTAAACATTCCATCTAACTTAGCGCTGTCAAAAGCGTCGGGGGTAAGTCGTGTCGTAATCACTAATATTTTGCGACATCCAGAAAAATCAATCATGGCTGATAGTGCATTGCTTCTCAGTAAGCATCTAAAATGTCGTGTTGAGTGGCTTTTGACTGGAGAGGGTCCAATAAATCATGACGATGAAATAAACCACCAAAGACGCTCAGGTGCGCCGCTACTTTTGCTCAACGATATCACTGAGCAAAATATTGAAGATCTGCTATTGAAGGTTTCACAAAGTGATACTATTCCGCGCTTTATGTGCCCAACAGGTAATAAACCAAGCATTTTTGCCATTTGGCAAAGCCAACCAATAGGTAGGATCAACCATGCTGGATACCTTTATTTTGACCATAAAAAGCTCCCCACTTCTGGTCAACTAGTTATTGCAAAAACCACGCCTGAATCAGCCGCAGAATACATGGAATTTTACGCCACATATGACAAGAAATTTTTGCGTTATATCGAAAGGAATATTCCTGAAGAGCTGCGAATGATTGAGCTAAAAGATACCATGCAGATCATTGCAACATTTGAAAGTTTTGTTATTACATAAGGAAGGTAAGATTGAGCTTAAATCATCGATATTTCATAAAAATACCGCATTAAAAATGGCAGTCAATACTGCCATTTTTTGTTTATATTACGGTTACTTACTACTTAGTTAGCTTCTTAAGCCAATGCCTTTATCTACCAATCGATAAGCAATGGCAAAAAGCACAGCCACGAAAATAATCAGCACTGTAAATGAGCTTACAATCCCCACATCTGACACCCCTAAGAAGCCATAACGGAAAGCATTTACCATATACACAATTGGGTTGATCTTTGAGACTGCTTGCCAAAAATCGGGGAGTAGATTAATTGAATAAAAGACACCGCCAAGGTAGGTAAGAGGCGTCAATATAAAGGTCGGGATAATTGAAATATCATCAAATGTACCGGCAAAAACAGCATTGATTAAACCGCCCAGAGAGAACACTACTGAGGTCAAAAATACGGTGGCAATGATAAGACCCCAATGATGCACATTCAGATCAACAAAAAATAGGGACACTAACGTCACTATACTGCCCACCAACAAGCCTCGCACTACGCCGCCCATAACAAAACCTGCGATGATGACATAGGTAGGTACAGGGGCTACCAATAGTTCTTCAATGTTTTTTTGGAATTTAGCACTAAAGAATGAAGAAGCCACATTAGAATAAGAGTTGGTAATTACACTCATCATAATAAGGCCTGGTACGATATATTCCATGTAGCTAAAGCCGTTCATTTGACCAATTCGAGAACCGATTAGATTGCCGAAAATGATAAAATAGAGAGTCATAGTAATTGCTGGCGGGACTAATGTTTGCACCCAAATACGGGTGAATCGGTTGATCTCTTTTCTTAGCAAGCTTTTAAATGCTGTCCAATATACCGCGTACATTATTGTTGTTCCTTAGTTTGATCTCGAACGATAGTGACAAACAGTTCTTCTAAACGATTAGCCTTATTGCGCATTGAAAGCACTTTGATACCTGCATCACTCAACTGAGAAAATACATGGTTAAGCCCTTCTTCTTTCTTTAATTCTATTTCAAGCGAACCATTGACTAGATTTTGATTCTCGACACCTTCTAGTATTCCAGGTTGCGCCCCTTCCTCTAGATCGAGAATAAAGGTTTCTACCTGCAGTTTGTTCAATAGGCTTTTCATACTGGTATCTTCAATCAACTCACCGCGATTAATAATACCGATATTGCGACACAGCATTTCAGCTTCTTCAAGATAGTGAGTCGTCAGGATAATGGTGATGCCTTCTTTATTGATCTTTTGCAAGAACTCCCACATGGAACGTCGCAGTTCAATATCAACTCCAGCAGTGGGTTCATCAAGGATCAGTAGCTTTGGTTCATGCATTAACGCACGCACAATCATCAATCTGCGCTTCATGCCGCCAGATAGACTACGGGCTCTCTCATGGCGTTTCTCCCATAGATCAAGCTGAGTTAGGTACTTCTGTGCCCTTTCTTTTGCTTCGCTTCTAGAGACGCCGTAGTAGCCTGCTTGCTGCATAACTATCTGCTCTACGGTCTCAAACATGTTGAAATTAAATTCTTGCGGAACTAAGCCTAAATACTGCTTGGCTAACTCTAAATCTTGACTTAAATTATGACCAAATACAGAGACATCCCCTGATGTTTTATTCACCAGTGATGAAATAATACCGATCGTCGTAGACTTACCTGCGCCATTTGGCCCAAGCAGAGCATAAAAATCACCTTGTTGCACACGAAGAGAGACTCCCTTGAGTGCTTCAAAGCCACCTTTGTAAGTTTTACGTAGATTATCTATTTCTAATGCATACATATGATGTGAATTTCTCAATGTTTATTTGTCACAAATCCGATTTGATTTGCCAATATTTTAGGTATAGTAACTGAATATACAAAAAAGGACTTAACATGCCAGAAATTAAACTTTTGTTTGAAAACAATTCCAAGTGGTCACAAACACTTAAAGACGACCAACCCGAGTATTTTTCAACCTTAGCACAAGGACAAAGCCCCGATTTTCTATGGATTGGCTGCTCTGACAGCCGAGTTCCGGCAGAACGTCTTACCGGCCTATTCTCAGGAGAACTGTTTGTTCACCGCAACGTAGCTAACCAAGTAATACACACGGATTTAAATTGCTTATCTGTAGTGCAATATGCGGTAGACGTTCTCAAAGTAAAACACATTATTATCTGTGGTCACTATGGCTGTGGCGGTGTAAACGCTTCAATTGAAAACCCTAAACTGGGTTTAATTAACAACTGGTTACTGCACATTCGCGACCTATACCTAAAGCATCGCGATATGCTCGACCAACTGCCTCCAGAAGTCCGA is a genomic window of Vibrio neonatus containing:
- a CDS encoding IS256 family transposase — encoded protein: MNKKELEAFAKEAAKGIKTPEDLTEFSQMLKKITVEAALNAEMDAHLGYEKHKPSKSNNYRNGKSSKRVKTEDGEFELDTPRDRLGSFEPKLVKKHQSRFTSMDDKILWLYAQGMSTRDIVNAFDEWYGADISPSLVSRVTNAVIEEIVEWQSRPLDAIYPIVYLDCIVVKIRQDKRIINKSVFLALGINTDGQKELMGMWIAENEGAKFWLSVLTELNQRGVEDILIACVDGLKGFPDAINTVFPQTHIQLCIVHMVRNSLKYVSWKDYKAVTADLKRVYRSATEDEALLELERFGEAWDSQYPQISKSWRNHWQNLNTLFNYPEDIRRAIYTTNAIESLNSVIRKALKKRKIFPNDEAATKMVYLAIKDASKKWTMPIQNWRQAMSRFIIEFEERLEKHIN
- a CDS encoding YadA-like family protein yields the protein MRKLTLVAAAVSAIISTGVLANDSVQGNQVGDQSSSITVLSHSKKINAVQTTPQVSTYLTATRKSKMQQPTPVPQVTPQTIAQTANLRSEKNEDNIQAHADMIDQNNAGINTVASAVQAHADMIDQNNAGINTVASAVQAHADMIDQNNAGINTVASAVQAHAGMIDQNNADINTVASAVQAHADMIDQNNADINTVASAVQAHADMIDQNNADIYTVAGAVQAHADMIDQNNADINTVASAVQAHADMIDQNNADINTVASAVQAHADMIDQNNADINTVASAVQAHADMIDQNNADINTVASAVQAHADMIDQNNADINTVATTVQAHADMIDQNSADINTVATAVQAHADMIDQNNADINTVATVVQSHSDMIDQNSNDIQKVASTVNDDHQTMLQNTGLAHNAEVKAEANAQTIDETQQVVHQNTQVAQTASVRSVHNAQGIVGNSQAIASNGHSIATNAQVIDENTQLAHSVDVRSTHNAQGIIGNSQAIVSNGHSIVANTQAIDTNTQGIETNTKAIDSNTQLVKTVDARSTTNTQHITANTQTIAATQKVVHSNTQLAQAVDARSTTNAQHITANTQTITSNTHHITSNTSRIDSNAYAIDQNTQSIEQNSQDIKGLRADLEQQAKIMDGAMAQGIAASSLVMPYNVGKISTTVALGHSGDANAIAGGVGIRFTENFTARSNLAYDTGSEQVSIGAGVGYEW
- a CDS encoding ABC transporter permease, whose translation is MYAVYWTAFKSLLRKEINRFTRIWVQTLVPPAITMTLYFIIFGNLIGSRIGQMNGFSYMEYIVPGLIMMSVITNSYSNVASSFFSAKFQKNIEELLVAPVPTYVIIAGFVMGGVVRGLLVGSIVTLVSLFFVDLNVHHWGLIIATVFLTSVVFSLGGLINAVFAGTFDDISIIPTFILTPLTYLGGVFYSINLLPDFWQAVSKINPIVYMVNAFRYGFLGVSDVGIVSSFTVLIIFVAVLFAIAYRLVDKGIGLRS
- a CDS encoding ABC transporter ATP-binding protein, which codes for MYALEIDNLRKTYKGGFEALKGVSLRVQQGDFYALLGPNGAGKSTTIGIISSLVNKTSGDVSVFGHNLSQDLELAKQYLGLVPQEFNFNMFETVEQIVMQQAGYYGVSRSEAKERAQKYLTQLDLWEKRHERARSLSGGMKRRLMIVRALMHEPKLLILDEPTAGVDIELRRSMWEFLQKINKEGITIILTTHYLEEAEMLCRNIGIINRGELIEDTSMKSLLNKLQVETFILDLEEGAQPGILEGVENQNLVNGSLEIELKKEEGLNHVFSQLSDAGIKVLSMRNKANRLEELFVTIVRDQTKEQQ
- the can gene encoding carbonate dehydratase codes for the protein MPEIKLLFENNSKWSQTLKDDQPEYFSTLAQGQSPDFLWIGCSDSRVPAERLTGLFSGELFVHRNVANQVIHTDLNCLSVVQYAVDVLKVKHIIICGHYGCGGVNASIENPKLGLINNWLLHIRDLYLKHRDMLDQLPPEVRTDKLCEINVAGQVYNLANSTIMQSAWERGQEVEIHGVVYGISDGKLEDLGVRCSSHESLEENFPKAMAKILGQDLD